AACTGTATTTCCTTTTCATAAAGATCATCGTGCAGAACAGAACAGTAGTAGTACTACATAGTTATTACTACTAACAAGAAGGGATTATGAGGGACAGTGACGCAACGGACTCGAGGTACGGAGCTACAGGACTGCGAGTGACGACTAGACACCTGTTCTCAAGAAATGGCTGGAGAGAAGTGGAAGAGGAAACCCCACCTAATTTGTGATCAATCAGATCACAGGGGGAGCTGTGCTGTGCTGTCAATATAGATAGAAGGTTCAGATCTCCTTCCTTCCTTGTCATTGTATTCTCGTCACCACCTTTCTCTTCGCCGCTGCCTCCATTTCTGAACCGGGGTTTCTGTATATCCAGCAGCTCCCGTTCCCCCTGTTTCTGAACCTTGTGTTTTTCAGAGGGAAGGCCAAAGGCCTCGCCGATGGCGATAGCGATGAAGGGAATATTCAGAGGTCTGAAGATCATCGCACAAATATTCAGTAAGTGCCATTTCTTCCGACTTCCATGTTGCACTCTCACCTCCTTGGCTGCATAACAGGATGGAATGGAACACGCCAAGAATTCTTTTTTACTTAAAAAAAAATGGAATAGTTGATAAGCTGTGGATCTGTGCAGCTCATACCGATGGCTGTTGGCTGATATAAGCTTTGAATCTCTGTGGCCTTGCAGCAGTGCAGAGGGAGCATGAGATCGAGATCGGGTACCCTACAGACGTGAGGCATGTATCGCACGTAGGCCTGGGCGCCAGCGACTCCTGTCCGAGCTGGGTAAGGATCAACGCCCACCTCATGGCTTTGGCTTGTGTAATCTGTCTATCATTGGAAGAAAAGAGTGAGTTCTGGTTCTGGTTCTGATTCTGAGCATGGCTGATGGCTGTGCTGTTTGAGCAGATGAATGAATTcagaggagtagaggaggtgACAGCAGGAGGACGGGGAGCATCCATCGTAAGCTCTGCTGCGCAGTCCAGGCACACCTCCTGGGCTTCCCTAGGTAAGTACCTCGCCCTCATTTCGGGAAAAAAATTCTATACGACGGTGTCGCATATAGAATCCTCCATGCGGCATCCTCTGCATGGTTCAGGCAGGTCCCACCTGCAGCAACACGGTTAAGCGGTGCCGCAAATAGGCTTGCATGCGACGGTGTCGCGGAAATTTTTTTCCCTCTCATTTCACTTTGCTCTGGTTTTCCCTCAAAAGACAGGAGCAGCTATACAGCCGTAGAATTAAAAGAACAATCACAAGCGACAATTGGTAATTTATTTCTATAGTCAAGCAATGATAAAATTTGGCTATTGcctgaacaacaacaacaacaaaaaattcAGACATCACCTGGAATATTGGAAAAATGTTAAAGATAGGAGTATAAGGCTTTGAACTACTACCTCCGTACGTCAAAAGTGACACTCTAGTTTTGTATTTAAGTCAAAGTAGCTTATGTTTGATTGATCAAGCTAACAGAGAAGGTTCTCGACATTTATGATAACACATTGATTTACTATGAAAAATATAGTAACGATGAATCGGATGAtatttatttgaaatcataaatATTTGAATTTTTAATATAAATTTAGACAAACCTAAGATCATTTGACTTATTATAAAAAAAACAGAATGACCCTTTTCGTAAAATGGAGGTGGTAGAAATCATGGAATAGTATAAGAAAAAGTAATTTAATACTCTCTCCATActaaaaaaataaagtcgttttggacaaggctcgggtcaaacattgggaatataaatcatgaataacttttaagttgttgagtttggaaatgtgaaaaccatatgtatagatttgtcttgaaaaatactttcacaaaaatttacatatatcactttttgataaatatctttataaaaataagtagtcaaagttatgctttagagaccgtgtcgctgtccaaaacaacttcatttttttagtacggagggagtatactTTATAAACTTACCACACCCTCGGTCGTGATGCATAGATAAAAGAGCAAAAATTCTACTCtctattctaaattgtaagtcgttttggttCTTCTATATACTTGTACATAatttttaatttatatctagatatagtgtatatgtaaatatatagTAAAATTTATGTATGTAAAAAAAAGGTAAGACGATTTATTATAATCTGAAATGGAGATAGTAGTACCTTTGAGGCAATTGAAAAGGGTCACCGAACAAAATAATGAAGCTTGGTTGTGGCACTAGTATTCGGCACAACCGGGCCAGGCAGTGTGTTTTTGGCGCTATTCTGGGCCTTTCTCTGCGACCCCGGCCTGCTTACACTTGTGCCAAAAAAAAACGCTTCAGTGGTCAGTGCCCTGTTGGGCTTTCCGTCACACGTTCTTCGGATACTGACACTGTCCTGCTGCAGACTTTTTCGAGCAACCAGCGACAGGCGCGGCGCCGCCGACGGAGGCCTGCGCCGACAGCAGCTCGGGCCAGGACGGCGCCGCGAGAGGCGGCGGACCCGCGACCACGAAGAAGGCGGCGAGGCCGAGGAAATCCTCCCGGGCGGTATCGCCCGGCGGGTCGTCCTCGTGGCGGTCCACGGCGTGCGACGGCCACTCCTGCGAGCTGCACGTTCCCGCCGGCCTGCAAGCCGCCTGAGCCTGACACTGTATGTCGCAGCAGCAGGACGGGATGGCCGGACGAGGACGCTGCTGGACGCCTCTGTCCCGTCCGTGTAGCTGCTCCGCCGACCATCACTGTCGTATGTGTATACACACGCAATTCACTCGTGAAGGAATGGCACGGCTTTCCTTCTTGTAACGGCTTGTGTGCTCGATTCGGTGCTTGCTATTGATACGGAGGCGGCGGCTTCGGTTTGTTCGGAAAAAATGACAGGAGCCGGATGAAGAGCGACTGAGTATATCTGTATTCGAGCAATGCGTTGTTTGCTGAATTGGTCGTGTCGTGGTTTCTGCTCGTCAAGACGTCAACTGATCGAACTGTCGGCAACAGCCAACAAGCGGAAGAAGACGTCAACTCAAGCCGGCCACTCCGTCGGTTCCCGTTCGGACTGATGACTGAGCTGTGACTGACTGAGCTCTGCGAGAGCAGCACGTCAGAGATGCAGACAAATCAGCAGCCTCTTCGAGTCTTCGTTCATTCATTCAGCGATTTTGACCTGCACTGCACAAGAAGTACTAACCAcccccagagagagagagagaggccgaGTCGAGTCTCCTCTTCCACGGTCTCAGTCACATGTGGCAGCTCGCAAGAAAAGAAAGGTCCTCTCCGTCTCCGGCGCTTCCACCCCCCACTCGCCACTCTCGTGGCTCCGCGTGCATGCCCGGCTGCCGCAGGTGGAGCTCCTCTGTTTTCCTGGCGGCCAGGTGAAGTCACGAATAACCTCTCGGACACGGTCTCAGAAGTACCACGGTccgctgtgctgtgctgtgctctCAAGAGTTTTTTCTTTTGAAACATATATGCTCTCAAGAGTCAAGAGTCAAGACCCATCCCTGTGAAATAAAGATTGTCGTTATCGTCTTTCATTCTAGTATGTCCTGATGATCTGTCGACTGACGCGACGAGCTCAATTCCTTGTTTTCCTCTGCGTTGGTTTCAACGTGGATGCATCCGATTGGAACGATGGAACGCGCGCGGAGCACGGAACTTTCCAGGGGACGGTCCAGGCCCTGCCCACGTGTGTGCGCCATGGACGGACAGcgcctgcagcaaatgtgcattgCATTGCTGGAAGGCAGGCACGGATCATATGCTCCTCTGAAACCGAAAGCGACGAGTCGATCGACGAGCATCCGCTACGCACGGATCATATGCGTGCGTATGTTGCGATGCCTCCAGCGAGTCACGtggagaaagagggaaagagagaggcAGTGTGAATGGCCGCGACCagattaaagatggcaacggcccgatacccgatacccgacgggtatttgattcaTTAGGGGACgaggatgggatcatatctttacccgcgggcatctaaatgggtaAAAATCCATCCCCGACGAATATAACGGGTACGAGAACGtttcctgtttacccgtccccgttacccgttggggaacctgactatttgagctgtcatacgAGTAttgggcccaaagaagctcaacataggtattttggttcaaatctgaacaatcatattgtcgggttcataaatccggggtccctcgggtaccggcttccacgccagggttcggcccaggaggacggccttcttttcttttggaccggcccgagagtctaaattcaacagaccggagcactcgcttcaggccctggccgccttcggccccatctttccgaccggagcactagctcaggctcatgccaactccgaacggcctctccgatcgaagcgttagcgtcaggccccggccgCCTTGGCACGGCCTCCACctggaaagcctgacccgaggaccgcctccgactctgaccccgtgtctccgaccggggttcatagaaaaccctgccaatcgctattctccgactggtgcGCTAGTACTGACTGGGGCCATctgaccgaggacgcccgctcggaaaagAATCAGAAGGCGTACTAAGGAAGGCAAGacagggctcgcaagtcaaaccatggcACCAGGGACTATACCCTGCGGAACAGTATTTTACAACCgccctgccacaaacagtattgtaggcaccaacatttacctctacagtattgtaggcgccggtcaaaaacacccgtacggtaagacccccccacgtgcctccgggcatcgacagtattgtgggcaccggaattcaccgtaccaggcgaacatggtaaagccatgcctccagtcggcgagacaacatttttgcaggtaccgacgtcctccagtcttgaagaaagcagctcaacctcccacatgtacctgacattccgcagtgacatcaacagtattgcagacgcccaccattgtcccatccccatcggcatgggcaaccaggcttagaaacgtccgtactctttctctctcacttgtaaagccatccccttcttctataaaaggggatgtgctcccttcAAACAAAGGGcagttaacccaagtcgacttcttcaagttcaagtttaaggttggacacttcgttcatagcatagctcttgtcgatctcggcccttccaaccggaccgaccggacaccccatctctctcgtttgtaaccccactacagacttcgagcacctgggctcgggaataaagtcaccgaccgacccacactggacgtagggcacgttgcctgaaccagtctaaatcccgtgtcattgagtgttaggccacctccgatcacaacgtacagcaaaattataaatatttactagttggtcactttctgcaccgacacatatatatagtttgtgtgttctaggaaccgtagttcaattttttctcaccatctccgccagcagcacaagcatgctttcctcacgagcgctcgtgcccctcactttctcagttcggtctctctgccacctttgctcgtcctcctcgcaacctcgctccttctcctcggcatctccgagactccgacacttatacccgggtgaagaagaaacgtctccgattgcaaagctgcgaccccaagtgcccttgtttatcgggtatgcagtacccgttggatatttgttacccgaccgatacccgacgggtacggggatggacaagaatctatacccgaaacagttaacggggacggggacggaatgaattctccgtagcgaggaagagaacgttccgacaATACCCGATGAAAACATCCCCGTTGACATCCTTAGACCAGACCAGGCGCTCGCCATAGCCCTGCTGGTAGCTATTGGTAACTTGCATGCTTAGCTTTAGCTCCTGCCTCCAGGCGGCGGTTAACGGGAGGTGAAAGCAGCGAACCTGACACCGTGTAAAACCCGCCCGCGGCGTCGACGCGGCACGACGACCTACAAATACCAGACGTCTCTCCCCTGCCTGCGATCCAGAGTCCAACAAGTGCACACAGTCCCTCTTCGAGCGAGACTCCTCCCGACTCCCGACCGAGCCGCAGGGTGCGTGCTGCGATCCAGTGTGCCCTGTGTCCAGGCATGGCGGCGAGGCCAACCGCTCTGCTAGTGCTCGTCTGCGCCGTGGCCGCCCTGGCCGCGTCGGCCGGCGCGACGCAGTTCAGGGTGGGCGGGCAGAGCGGGTGGAGCGTGCCGGCCGCGGGCTCCGAGCCCTACAACACCTGGGCGGGCAGGCTCCGGTTCCAGATCGGCGACCAGCTGCGTAAGTAGCCGCCATGGCCGTGcgcgcgcacgccgcgtggcgtCACCTGCTGCTGCTCATCTTGGTCGTCGCCGGTGAATATGGTGATGACGAGTTCTTTGCCTGTTCGTGCGTGTGCAGTGTTCGTGTACCCCAAGGAGACGGACTCGGTGCTCCTGGTGGACGCGGCCGCCTACAACGCCTGCAACACCTCGTCGTACGTCGCCAGGTTCGACGACGGCAGCACCGTGTTCACGTTCGACCGCTCGGGCCCTTTCTTCTTCGTCAGCGGCAACGAGGCTAACTGCCGCGCCAACGAGAagctcatcgtcgtcgtcctcgccgaCCGCTCCGGCACCCGCACGCCT
The nucleotide sequence above comes from Miscanthus floridulus cultivar M001 chromosome 18, ASM1932011v1, whole genome shotgun sequence. Encoded proteins:
- the LOC136522366 gene encoding CRIB domain-containing protein RIC10-like; this encodes MAIAMKGIFRGLKIIAQIFTVQREHEIEIGYPTDVRHVSHVGLGASDSCPSWMNEFRGVEEVTAGGRGASIVSSAAQSRHTSWASLDFFEQPATGAAPPTEACADSSSGQDGAARGGGPATTKKAARPRKSSRAVSPGGSSSWRSTACDGHSCELHVPAGLQAA